One Blastocatellia bacterium genomic window carries:
- the mraY gene encoding phospho-N-acetylmuramoyl-pentapeptide-transferase, with amino-acid sequence MLRYLLYEVLYLRYHDQFHPWLDPLNVFRYITFRTAYASITALMLSLVLGGWFIRKLRQWQIGQPIREEGPQAHQAKRGTPTMGGVLIVFSVVVASVLWADLRNGYVWLAIAAIVLFGAVGFMDDYRKIARKQSLGLTGRQKLAAQCAISVIGGVVLIYGLDYSLVLSVPFFKRFRPELPAIVYLIFMTLVIVGSSNAVNLTDGLDGLAISIAFITLAALTGFTYVTGHSEFARYLNIEHIPQVGELTVFCGALAGACLGFLWFNAPPAEVFMGDVGSLALGGSIGTLAVLAKQELLLVMIGGVFVLEALSVMLQVGYFKATRRLTGRGRRVLKMAPLHHHFELIGWKEPKIVFRFLIIAILFALLSLSTLKLR; translated from the coding sequence ATGCTCCGGTATCTGCTCTACGAGGTGCTATACCTCCGCTACCACGATCAGTTTCATCCGTGGCTCGATCCGTTGAACGTCTTTCGCTACATCACCTTTCGCACGGCCTACGCTTCGATCACGGCCCTGATGCTGAGCCTGGTGCTCGGAGGCTGGTTCATTCGCAAGCTCCGTCAGTGGCAGATCGGGCAGCCGATCCGCGAGGAAGGGCCGCAGGCGCACCAGGCCAAACGAGGGACGCCCACGATGGGAGGGGTGCTCATCGTCTTCTCCGTCGTCGTGGCGTCGGTGCTCTGGGCGGATCTGCGGAATGGGTACGTATGGCTGGCGATCGCCGCGATTGTGCTCTTCGGAGCCGTGGGATTCATGGACGATTACAGGAAGATCGCCCGGAAGCAATCGCTCGGATTGACCGGTCGTCAGAAGCTGGCGGCCCAGTGCGCCATCAGCGTGATCGGCGGCGTGGTGCTCATCTACGGACTCGATTACTCGCTGGTGCTGAGCGTGCCGTTCTTCAAGCGGTTTCGCCCGGAACTTCCGGCGATCGTCTACCTGATTTTTATGACGCTGGTGATCGTGGGATCATCCAATGCCGTGAACTTGACCGATGGCCTGGACGGACTGGCCATCAGCATCGCCTTCATCACGCTGGCGGCCTTGACGGGATTCACCTATGTCACCGGTCATTCGGAGTTCGCTCGCTATTTGAACATCGAGCACATCCCCCAAGTGGGCGAGCTGACGGTCTTCTGCGGGGCGCTGGCGGGTGCCTGTCTGGGCTTTCTCTGGTTCAACGCGCCCCCGGCGGAAGTCTTCATGGGCGATGTGGGCAGCCTCGCGCTCGGAGGCTCGATCGGAACGCTGGCCGTGCTGGCCAAACAGGAATTGCTGCTGGTGATGATCGGCGGCGTCTTCGTCCTCGAAGCGCTCTCGGTCATGCTTCAGGTGGGATACTTCAAGGCCACCCGACGGTTGACCGGGCGGGGACGACGCGTGTTGAAGATGGCCCCGCTCCATCACCACTTTGAATTGATCGGCTGGAAGGAACCGAAGATCGTCTTTCGGTTTTTGATCATCGCCATTTTGTTCGCGTTGTTGAGCCTGTCAACGCTGAAACTGCGGTGA
- the murF gene encoding UDP-N-acetylmuramoyl-tripeptide--D-alanyl-D-alanine ligase codes for MTLGEIVAIIGARPCDPALAEVEPTGFSIDSRTIRPGELFFAITGTNKDGHDFVGDALQKGACAAVVGRDVSGVDLRRQIRVADPLVALQGLAREVRRRWGKPVIGITGSSGKTMTKELTALMLSADGARVVKTVGNYNNAYGLPLSLLQMISDGRTPADYDYAVLEMGMSAPGEITHLCRIAQPTVGVVTNVGAAHLAFFPSVEAIAEAKAELVDNLPADGLAILNADDPRVARMRWRQPIAVRTFGIESEADVRARELRIHGLEGMSFQLITPRGQVEVRTSLLGRHQVANIVAAAAVADYFHIGLEAIARAVAHARPYTMRGEILRFPQHFVVIDDSYNSNPRALAEMVATVASVNGVARRIVVAGEMLELGEHSAELHRQCGREIARRGIDLLLGVRGDARELIAGAREAGMPEEATRYVDTPEDAARWLFDNVRSGDLVLVKGSRGVRLDQVVARLKHVFMGEGT; via the coding sequence ATGACGCTCGGAGAGATCGTTGCCATCATCGGCGCCCGACCGTGCGATCCGGCACTGGCCGAGGTCGAGCCGACGGGATTTTCCATTGACTCGCGGACGATCCGCCCCGGTGAATTGTTCTTCGCCATCACGGGCACCAATAAGGATGGACATGATTTTGTCGGGGATGCTCTGCAAAAGGGGGCCTGTGCGGCAGTGGTCGGGCGCGATGTGAGTGGCGTTGATCTGCGGCGGCAGATTCGGGTGGCCGATCCGCTGGTCGCGTTGCAAGGGCTGGCGCGCGAGGTGAGACGGCGATGGGGGAAACCGGTCATCGGCATCACCGGCAGCTCGGGAAAGACGATGACCAAAGAGCTGACGGCGCTCATGCTCTCGGCTGACGGCGCCCGCGTGGTGAAGACCGTCGGCAATTACAACAATGCCTATGGCCTCCCGCTGTCGCTGCTCCAGATGATCTCCGACGGTCGCACTCCGGCGGATTACGACTATGCCGTTCTGGAGATGGGCATGAGTGCGCCGGGAGAGATCACGCATCTGTGCCGGATTGCTCAGCCGACGGTGGGCGTCGTCACGAATGTGGGAGCGGCGCACCTGGCCTTCTTCCCCTCGGTTGAGGCCATCGCCGAAGCGAAGGCCGAACTGGTGGACAATCTGCCGGCGGATGGCCTGGCCATCCTCAATGCGGACGATCCACGGGTGGCGCGAATGCGCTGGCGCCAACCCATCGCTGTGCGCACATTCGGCATCGAGTCGGAGGCTGATGTTCGGGCGCGCGAGCTTCGGATTCACGGTCTGGAGGGAATGAGCTTTCAGTTGATCACTCCCCGCGGCCAGGTGGAGGTGCGGACATCGCTTCTTGGTCGCCATCAGGTCGCCAACATCGTGGCCGCGGCCGCCGTCGCCGATTATTTCCACATCGGATTGGAGGCGATTGCGCGTGCTGTCGCTCACGCGCGCCCCTATACCATGCGGGGTGAGATTCTTCGATTCCCCCAGCACTTCGTGGTGATAGACGATTCCTACAATTCCAATCCCCGCGCCCTCGCCGAGATGGTCGCCACCGTGGCCAGCGTCAATGGCGTCGCCCGACGAATCGTGGTGGCGGGAGAGATGCTCGAACTCGGCGAGCACTCGGCTGAACTCCATCGTCAGTGCGGGCGCGAGATCGCCCGGCGGGGAATTGATCTTTTGCTGGGCGTGCGCGGCGATGCCCGGGAGCTGATCGCGGGTGCGCGCGAAGCGGGAATGCCGGAAGAGGCAACCCGGTACGTTGACACTCCCGAGGATGCTGCGCGCTGGCTCTTTGACAATGTCCGAAGTGGGGACCTCGTGCTGGTGAAAGGATCGCGAGGGGTTCGACTGGATCAGGTGGTAGCCCGGTTGAAACACGTATTCATGGGAGAGGGTACCTGA
- a CDS encoding UDP-N-acetylmuramoyl-L-alanyl-D-glutamate--2,6-diaminopimelate ligase, producing the protein MMTLKELANIVRAEATGPLDLPVADITYDSRRASPGSVFVAIRGLKQDGNRFVGDAMSRGAVGIISEAPCPPEFSGAWLRVADARRALAEAAAAFYHHPSRDINVIGVTGTNGKTTTTYLLTSILRAAGHPVARLGTTSYQIGDEEIPADRTTPEAPDIQRFLRRAAEAGCRYGVMEVSSHALELQRVQGCEFAAAVFTNLTPDHLDFHGTMEAYFAAKRKLFDGTTGRPPALAVINEDDSWGRRLREIVRGPVVTYGLTSHSDVSVARWEMSFSGMTVTLRTPAGEVTMRSPLLGRPNVYNVVAAAATAVGLGLPLDEVARGVEACESVPGRFELVRLPDRSVPFLVIVDYAHTEDALRNLLETARGLSPRRLLTVFGCGGDRDQTKRAPMGAVAGQMSDLVIVTSDNPRSEDPEAIMAQIEAGLKPTGTPYLMIVDRREAIERAVAEARPGDIVILAGKGHETEQVFADRTIPFDDREVARTALRKRFGPSERDAATSREGELAAVACTVILALVGRGI; encoded by the coding sequence ATGATGACGCTCAAGGAACTGGCGAATATTGTCAGAGCGGAAGCGACGGGTCCGCTCGATCTTCCCGTTGCTGATATCACCTACGATTCGCGCCGCGCTTCTCCCGGAAGCGTCTTCGTCGCCATTCGGGGATTGAAGCAGGATGGCAATCGGTTCGTCGGCGATGCGATGTCGCGAGGGGCGGTGGGAATTATCTCGGAGGCTCCCTGTCCTCCCGAATTCTCAGGCGCCTGGCTTCGCGTCGCGGATGCCCGACGGGCACTGGCAGAAGCGGCGGCTGCTTTTTATCATCATCCTTCGCGTGACATAAACGTGATTGGCGTGACGGGGACTAACGGGAAGACGACCACGACCTACCTTCTGACTTCCATCTTGCGGGCCGCAGGTCACCCGGTGGCGCGATTGGGAACGACGAGCTATCAAATCGGTGACGAGGAAATTCCCGCCGATCGAACGACGCCCGAAGCGCCGGACATTCAGCGGTTCCTCCGCCGCGCCGCTGAGGCCGGATGTCGCTATGGAGTCATGGAGGTCTCCTCGCACGCGCTGGAACTCCAACGCGTGCAGGGATGCGAGTTTGCGGCGGCGGTCTTCACCAATCTCACTCCCGATCATCTCGACTTTCACGGAACGATGGAGGCGTATTTCGCCGCCAAGCGAAAGCTCTTCGACGGGACGACGGGCAGACCACCGGCCCTCGCCGTGATCAATGAGGATGATTCCTGGGGTCGGAGGCTGCGGGAAATCGTTCGAGGACCCGTTGTGACCTACGGTTTGACGTCGCACTCTGACGTATCGGTCGCGCGGTGGGAAATGTCTTTCAGCGGAATGACGGTCACCCTTCGCACGCCGGCGGGTGAGGTCACGATGAGATCGCCGCTTCTGGGACGACCGAATGTCTATAACGTGGTCGCGGCGGCCGCCACAGCCGTGGGATTGGGTCTGCCTCTGGACGAGGTCGCCAGGGGCGTTGAAGCGTGCGAGTCGGTGCCGGGTCGTTTTGAGCTTGTTCGGTTGCCCGATCGGAGCGTGCCGTTTCTCGTCATCGTGGATTATGCGCATACGGAGGATGCGTTGAGGAATCTTCTGGAGACGGCGCGTGGCCTTTCGCCGCGGCGATTGCTCACGGTCTTCGGCTGCGGGGGAGATCGAGATCAAACGAAGCGCGCGCCCATGGGGGCCGTGGCGGGGCAAATGTCGGACCTCGTGATTGTGACATCGGACAATCCGCGATCAGAAGACCCCGAGGCGATCATGGCGCAGATCGAAGCCGGACTCAAGCCCACGGGGACGCCCTATCTGATGATTGTGGATCGGCGCGAAGCGATTGAGCGGGCCGTGGCCGAGGCGCGTCCTGGCGACATCGTTATTCTCGCGGGAAAGGGTCACGAGACCGAGCAGGTCTTTGCCGACCGAACGATTCCTTTCGATGACCGCGAGGTGGCCCGGACGGCGCTGCGCAAAAGATTCGGACCATCTGAGCGAGACGCGGCGACATCGCGCGAGGGCGAACTGGCTGCCGTCGCCTGTACCGTTATCCTCGCACTTGTCGGAAGAGGGATATGA
- a CDS encoding penicillin-binding protein, translated as MKRELYQKKLRQRILLMATLVGVWMLVVWTRLFYLQVVRHSAWQAMAERQQQRTIRITPIRGTIYDRAGRELAKSVEAQSIFAVPAEVEDVGRTAGELARVLSVNVDALREKLSERREFVWIKRKVSADEATAVKALNLPGIHFVTENKRIYPNNELAAHVLGYSGIDEVGLDGVELAYDSFIRGKEAYILVHKDARGRTYERTQRSPVRGQDVILTIDSAIQFQTEKELRAAVRRHQARSGMAIVLEPNTGEILALANVPTFDPNAFSSVSEEQRRNRAIRDIYEPGSVFKIVTYAAALEEGVIRPSEFLDGMGGRIVLAGHTIRDHKVFSRLSIREAIEQSSNTAAVQVAHRLGRPLLSEYIERFGLGRRTGVDLPGEAKGIVRPPDRWSLVSTGAVAIGQEIGVTGLQMAAAVAAIANDGVWVQPHVVRSVRSRTGEVLMEAKPERRRVISSRTAQILADLLEGVVLRGTGRLARLDGYSAAGKTGTAQQIDPRTRRYSTSRYVASFAGFAPVKDPRVVVLVAIDGPRGKHLGGEVAAPVFKKIAEAALHVLGVPPDESPRATPIIASEADLAEGTEGVSSRPSLLDGDVDEKEKVQISANPSVRALAPLAAVNSPPYDIAGQERPTLTMPDFRNRGLRAVTAECTRLGLRLIVVGSGGRAVRQSPAPGTPITSGATCRVEFQ; from the coding sequence ATGAAGCGAGAGCTCTATCAGAAGAAGCTTCGGCAGCGCATTCTTCTGATGGCGACACTCGTTGGTGTGTGGATGCTCGTGGTGTGGACCCGTCTGTTCTATCTTCAGGTTGTGAGGCACTCCGCCTGGCAGGCGATGGCCGAGCGTCAGCAGCAGCGCACCATTCGCATCACGCCGATTCGAGGAACGATTTACGACAGAGCGGGTCGTGAGCTGGCCAAGAGCGTCGAAGCCCAATCTATTTTCGCCGTCCCCGCCGAGGTCGAAGACGTCGGCCGAACGGCAGGGGAACTCGCCCGCGTGCTGTCGGTGAACGTTGATGCGCTGCGCGAGAAGCTCTCCGAACGGCGGGAGTTCGTCTGGATCAAACGAAAGGTGAGCGCCGACGAAGCGACGGCCGTCAAGGCGCTCAATCTCCCCGGCATTCACTTCGTCACCGAGAACAAACGCATCTATCCGAACAACGAACTGGCGGCGCACGTCCTCGGCTATTCGGGAATTGACGAAGTCGGATTGGACGGCGTCGAACTCGCCTATGACAGCTTCATTCGAGGGAAGGAAGCCTACATCCTCGTCCATAAAGACGCACGCGGGCGCACCTACGAGCGCACGCAACGATCCCCGGTTCGAGGTCAAGACGTCATCCTGACGATTGATTCGGCCATTCAATTTCAAACGGAGAAGGAGTTGCGGGCGGCTGTTCGTCGGCATCAGGCGCGCAGCGGGATGGCGATTGTCCTGGAGCCGAACACGGGCGAAATTCTCGCTCTGGCCAATGTGCCGACGTTCGACCCGAATGCCTTCTCCAGCGTCTCGGAGGAGCAGAGGCGCAACCGAGCGATCCGCGATATTTACGAGCCGGGATCGGTTTTCAAGATCGTGACCTATGCCGCGGCGCTGGAAGAGGGGGTGATCCGACCGTCGGAATTCCTCGACGGCATGGGCGGGAGAATTGTGCTGGCCGGTCACACCATCCGCGATCACAAGGTATTTTCTCGACTCTCCATTCGCGAGGCGATCGAGCAGTCGAGCAACACCGCAGCCGTGCAGGTCGCTCATCGGTTGGGACGGCCGCTGCTGAGCGAATATATCGAACGATTCGGTCTGGGGCGACGAACCGGCGTGGACCTTCCCGGGGAAGCAAAAGGGATCGTTCGACCTCCGGACCGATGGTCGCTTGTGTCCACCGGCGCGGTAGCCATCGGTCAGGAAATCGGCGTGACGGGTCTGCAGATGGCGGCGGCAGTCGCTGCCATAGCCAATGATGGTGTGTGGGTTCAGCCGCACGTGGTTCGGTCGGTCCGCTCTCGAACCGGAGAGGTCCTGATGGAGGCGAAGCCCGAGCGGCGGCGCGTGATCAGCAGTCGCACGGCGCAAATACTGGCCGACCTGCTCGAAGGAGTGGTCCTGCGCGGAACCGGTCGGCTCGCGCGGCTCGATGGATATTCGGCCGCGGGCAAGACGGGAACAGCTCAGCAGATTGATCCCCGGACGCGCCGCTATTCGACGAGCCGATATGTCGCGTCCTTTGCCGGTTTCGCTCCGGTGAAAGATCCTCGCGTGGTCGTCCTCGTTGCTATTGATGGCCCGCGCGGCAAGCATCTCGGCGGAGAGGTCGCTGCCCCCGTCTTCAAGAAAATCGCCGAGGCGGCGCTCCATGTCCTCGGAGTTCCTCCCGACGAGAGTCCACGGGCGACTCCCATCATCGCCTCGGAAGCCGATCTTGCGGAAGGGACGGAGGGCGTGAGTTCTCGCCCCTCTCTTCTGGATGGGGATGTGGACGAAAAGGAGAAGGTGCAGATTTCCGCCAATCCTTCGGTCAGGGCACTGGCGCCTCTGGCGGCAGTCAACTCACCGCCATACGACATCGCCGGGCAGGAGCGCCCGACGCTGACCATGCCTGACTTCCGGAATCGAGGGCTTCGCGCTGTGACCGCCGAGTGCACGCGACTGGGGCTGCGGCTCATCGTCGTGGGCTCAGGAGGCCGAGCCGTACGTCAATCTCCGGCCCCGGGAACCCCGATCACCAGCGGTGCAACGTGTCGGGTCGAGTTTCAGTGA
- a CDS encoding cell division protein FtsL, translating into MTRYVHKQIHNARLYKPSDQRAFRRLMLILLLIIGVAGSLIYATWQHVEALRLGYRTDQLVRERDRREAEKRQLELERAYQRSPQVIEELARRLGMIRPDSSKVIVIGGKPRPVAVMERSSRPATISDPPTVTHTLPSPKRERRTDVASGVAAGEPASKTSSDASASASPASAPERTESRKDAIPPDQTTAGQRTLKPTDEADRASSPSDAEITPPKRKRPSKQGDPQR; encoded by the coding sequence ATGACGCGATACGTTCACAAGCAGATTCACAACGCGCGACTGTACAAGCCGTCGGATCAACGAGCTTTTCGTCGGCTGATGCTGATTCTCCTGCTGATCATTGGCGTCGCCGGATCCTTGATCTATGCCACCTGGCAACACGTGGAGGCGCTTCGCCTCGGGTATCGAACCGATCAGCTCGTGCGCGAGCGAGATCGGCGCGAGGCCGAGAAACGCCAGCTCGAACTGGAACGGGCATATCAACGTTCGCCCCAGGTGATCGAAGAGTTGGCTCGCCGGTTGGGGATGATTCGCCCGGATTCGTCGAAGGTGATCGTCATCGGCGGGAAGCCGCGTCCGGTCGCTGTGATGGAGCGATCGTCGCGCCCGGCGACGATTTCTGATCCACCGACGGTCACCCATACTTTGCCGTCTCCCAAGAGGGAGCGAAGAACGGACGTCGCGTCGGGAGTCGCCGCCGGTGAGCCCGCGAGCAAGACGTCGTCCGATGCCTCGGCGTCCGCTTCGCCCGCATCGGCGCCCGAACGGACCGAGTCCCGAAAGGACGCGATCCCTCCCGACCAGACGACGGCGGGACAGCGAACGCTGAAACCGACGGACGAGGCTGACAGGGCATCGTCTCCGTCGGACGCTGAGATAACACCGCCCAAGCGAAAGCGACCATCCAAGCAAGGGGACCCGCAGCGATGA
- the rsmH gene encoding 16S rRNA (cytosine(1402)-N(4))-methyltransferase RsmH: MMLLRLPDWESSGGRSPMIHRPVLLRETLAMLRPDRGGIFVDCTLGLGGHAEALLEASDRVRVIGFDRDAEAVELAQQRLDRFSSRCEIVHADFKEMTFVLSRRGITQVDGILADLGVSSLQLETAERGFSFEREGPLDMRMDRRQSLTAADLVNRLSEDELADIIFRYGEEPAARAIARAIVQARARRPIVTTTDLARLVATAVGRRTPRRIHPATRTFQALRIAVNDELSGLEEFLDQAVDLLAVGGRLVVISFHSLEDRIVKRRLRFHAGRCDCPPLPPGFDEVSGCPLCGARRRVELLTRKAVRPSETELQENPRARSARLRACLRLEER, from the coding sequence ATGATGCTGCTGCGATTGCCCGACTGGGAATCTAGCGGCGGACGGTCGCCAATGATTCATCGTCCGGTCCTTCTGAGAGAGACGCTGGCCATGCTCCGGCCCGACCGAGGAGGTATTTTCGTTGACTGCACGTTGGGTTTGGGAGGACACGCGGAAGCCCTGCTGGAGGCTTCGGATCGGGTGCGGGTCATTGGGTTCGATCGCGACGCGGAGGCCGTCGAGCTGGCGCAGCAACGGCTCGACCGATTTTCCTCGCGCTGCGAGATCGTTCATGCTGACTTCAAGGAGATGACCTTCGTTCTCTCTCGGCGGGGCATCACCCAGGTTGATGGGATCCTGGCGGACCTGGGCGTGTCGTCTCTTCAGTTGGAGACGGCCGAGCGAGGATTCAGCTTCGAGCGCGAAGGACCCCTCGATATGCGGATGGATCGTCGGCAGTCGCTCACGGCAGCGGATCTGGTGAATCGGCTCAGTGAGGATGAGCTGGCCGACATCATCTTTCGTTACGGCGAAGAGCCGGCGGCCCGTGCGATTGCCCGAGCCATCGTTCAAGCGCGCGCACGTCGTCCCATTGTTACGACGACCGATCTCGCCCGACTCGTGGCCACGGCGGTGGGGCGACGGACGCCGCGACGCATTCATCCGGCGACGCGCACGTTTCAGGCCTTGCGCATCGCCGTCAACGATGAATTGAGTGGATTGGAAGAGTTCCTGGATCAGGCTGTTGATCTCCTCGCAGTGGGTGGCCGACTGGTCGTGATCTCGTTTCACTCTCTGGAAGATCGAATTGTCAAGCGACGACTCCGATTCCATGCGGGCCGGTGCGACTGCCCGCCATTGCCGCCGGGATTCGATGAGGTCTCGGGATGTCCCCTCTGCGGCGCACGGCGACGGGTTGAACTCCTCACCCGCAAAGCCGTCCGGCCGAGCGAGACCGAGCTTCAGGAGAATCCCCGAGCGCGCAGTGCCCGATTGCGAGCGTGCCTTCGCCTGGAAGAGCGGTGA
- a CDS encoding division/cell wall cluster transcriptional repressor MraZ, which yields MLRGNYTTKVDEKGRIKIPAAFRDYIQKKYGPEFFITSINGDHVRLYPLPEWEKIEQSLAQLPEMEPIKEKFLRRTNFYGRPATMDGQGRILIHPPLRTEAGLNGEVAVLGYVTYLQVWNLERFEALLRAEEFTRDDAAAIARLGI from the coding sequence ATGTTACGCGGCAACTACACAACCAAAGTGGACGAGAAAGGGCGCATCAAGATTCCCGCTGCCTTTCGCGACTACATTCAGAAGAAGTACGGACCCGAGTTCTTCATCACCAGCATCAATGGGGATCATGTGCGGCTCTACCCTTTGCCCGAATGGGAGAAGATCGAACAGAGTCTGGCGCAACTTCCGGAGATGGAACCGATCAAGGAGAAATTTCTCCGTCGGACGAATTTTTACGGTCGCCCCGCCACGATGGATGGTCAGGGGCGCATCCTGATTCACCCGCCGTTGCGAACGGAGGCGGGTCTGAACGGAGAAGTCGCGGTCCTGGGCTATGTGACCTACCTTCAGGTGTGGAATCTGGAGAGGTTTGAAGCCCTGCTCAGGGCGGAGGAGTTCACCCGTGATGATGCTGCTGCGATTGCCCGACTGGGAATCTAG
- a CDS encoding ATP-binding protein, with protein sequence MMSLRKKLIAWYLGIVAVVLSIFGVAIYFYLSSGLRNVIDASLNDQVKAIEARLRAAERGEEFPDVSSDRLTIAPEFVELISPTGEVTDVAALSESHRVPINRDLLEAVRRSAEPIGEDAIAADGKAMRVVTWRVIGDDGEVSAFIRAGYVIEDVRRAERTVLVILLVAIPLALALASYGGKILADAVLGPLDRITRTAQSIGARNLKQRVEVPSSRDELARLAETFNQMIARLDEAFERERRFTDDASHELRTPLTVLRSEIEIALRRERTPEDYQRVLQRALDEIVRLCRLVDDLLTLSRSDTGRLTLELVPLPLGELCRDIGDHLRPLIEERGLDLVMEIPESPIIVSGDQRRLKQLLLNLLDNAIKFTPAGGRITVALSQREGRAIVQISDTGCGIAPEDIPHIFERFYRRRKKARDQASGSGLGLAIARWIVEAHGGSISVTSEPGKGSTFTFDLPLADHPSSPTTAS encoded by the coding sequence ATGATGTCGCTTCGCAAGAAGCTGATCGCCTGGTACCTGGGGATCGTCGCCGTCGTCCTCAGCATTTTCGGCGTGGCCATCTACTTCTATCTCTCCAGCGGACTGCGCAACGTTATAGATGCATCACTCAATGACCAGGTGAAAGCGATCGAGGCGCGGCTTCGGGCGGCTGAACGAGGAGAGGAGTTCCCCGACGTGTCATCGGATCGGTTGACCATTGCTCCCGAGTTCGTCGAACTCATCAGCCCGACGGGCGAGGTCACCGACGTTGCCGCTCTCTCGGAGAGTCATCGAGTGCCAATCAACCGAGACCTTCTGGAAGCCGTGAGGCGGAGCGCCGAACCGATCGGTGAAGATGCTATCGCCGCCGATGGAAAGGCCATGCGGGTGGTGACCTGGCGCGTCATCGGCGACGATGGAGAAGTCTCCGCCTTCATACGGGCGGGCTACGTCATCGAAGATGTTCGACGCGCGGAACGAACGGTTCTGGTGATTCTGCTTGTGGCGATTCCTCTGGCGCTCGCGCTGGCGAGCTACGGCGGCAAAATTCTCGCCGATGCGGTCCTCGGCCCTCTCGATCGAATTACCCGCACCGCTCAGAGCATTGGCGCACGAAATCTCAAACAACGAGTGGAAGTCCCCTCCAGTCGGGACGAACTGGCCCGGCTGGCGGAAACCTTCAACCAGATGATCGCCCGTCTGGACGAGGCATTTGAGCGCGAACGACGATTCACCGATGATGCCTCGCATGAACTTCGGACTCCCCTCACCGTCCTGCGGAGCGAGATCGAGATCGCCCTGAGACGGGAACGGACCCCCGAGGACTATCAGCGCGTCCTGCAGAGGGCTCTGGATGAGATCGTCCGACTCTGTCGCCTGGTTGACGATCTGTTGACGCTCTCTCGCTCGGATACGGGACGACTCACGCTCGAACTCGTTCCTCTGCCCCTCGGTGAGCTGTGTCGTGACATTGGCGATCATCTTCGCCCCTTGATCGAAGAGCGGGGCCTCGACCTCGTCATGGAGATCCCCGAGTCTCCCATCATCGTTTCCGGGGATCAGCGACGGCTCAAACAGCTTCTGCTCAACCTTCTGGACAACGCGATCAAGTTCACTCCGGCAGGAGGTCGGATCACCGTCGCTCTGAGTCAGCGCGAGGGACGAGCCATCGTCCAGATCAGCGATACGGGCTGCGGTATAGCGCCCGAGGACATTCCCCATATCTTCGAGCGTTTCTACCGGCGAAGAAAGAAAGCGCGCGATCAGGCCTCGGGATCAGGTTTAGGACTGGCCATCGCCCGATGGATCGTGGAAGCCCACGGCGGCAGCATATCGGTCACAAGCGAACCGGGAAAAGGAAGCACTTTCACCTTCGATCTTCCTCTGGCCGATCATCCGTCGTCCCCGACGACGGCTTCGTAA